The genomic region TTTCCGGCCGGAACCTTCAGGGCCGCAACAGGATGAAGAAGCGGAGGATGAATCGGTTATTGCCGATGCAGATGCCGCCGCGAGGCTGATACGCGACCCAAGGGGGCACTACAGCCTCTTCGCCATTTGCTCCAGTTCCGGCCTCTCGGCGGCGCAGGCGACGGAGGAGCTTTGGAAGGGGGCCTGGAGTGGGGAGTTGAGCAACGATTCCTTCGCTTCGGTGAGAAAGGGGATCTTGAACCGGTTCGAGCGGCGCGAGCCGGAACCGGGTCAGGGGAGGCATCTGCACAGGGTCCCGGGGAGCCGCTGGGGCCGCGCGCAGGAGGGAGCGGGAAGCTGGTACCTGCTGCCGCGCCCGGAGGGGGAGCAGGACGTGCTGGAGCTGGAGGAGAGGAACAAGGACCGGGTCAGGCTGCTGCTGGGGCGCTACGGGATCCTCTTCAGGGAACTGCTGCTGAGGGAACTCCCCCCGCTGCAATGGGGGCGGCTGTTCCGGTCGCTGCGCATCATGGAGATGTCCGGGGAGGTGATGTCGGGGAACTTCTTCAACGGGATACCGGGGCTGCAGTTCGTCTCGCACGAAGCCTACCGGAAGCTGGAGGCGGGGATTGACGAGGAACGGATTTACTGGATCAACGCCGCCGATCCCGTCTCGCTTTGCGGCAGCGGGTTGGAGGGGGTGCGCGAGGAGCTTCCCCCACGCCTCCCGTCGACCCACCTGGTCTACCACGGCACCGGGCTCGCGCTCATCTCCCGGCGCTTCGGCAAGGAGCTGGAGTTCAAGGTGCCGCCGGACCACCCGCAACTATTCGACTATCTCTCCTTTTTCAAGGTGCTGTTGAGCCGAGACTTCAACCCCCGAAAAAGCATCGCGGTGGAGCGGATCAACGGGGAGCCGGCGGGCGATTCGAGGTACGCGGCGGCGCTGCTCGCCTTCGGTTTCCAGAGGGCGTACAGCGGGTTGGAGCTGTGGCGGAGCTACTAGACGCCTGGTTTAGCTGATCGAAGCGGTCGATCCCCCGCCAGGCGCCGGCACCAGCTCCATGCCGTTGGTGATGGAAGGGATCTCGTCCTCAGCGTGATGGGTCACGTAGAGGATCTGCGTATTGCCCGTCCTCGCCAGGTGGTCCACCAGCTTCAGCACCATCTCCCGGTTCACGTCGTCCAACCCCTGGCACGGTTCGTCCAGGATCAACAGGTCAGGCTGCTTCACCATCGCCCGCGCCAAGAGGACCAGCCTCTGTTCGCCGTAAGAAAGCTCGCGGAAGGTGTCGCCGGCGCGATGGTCCATGTGCAAAAGCTCCAGCCATTCCTGGGCGATCTCGAGCTGCCTGGGGGAGGGATCGGAGTAGACCCCGATGGAATCGAAGAAGCCGGAGACGACCACCATCTTCGCGGAGCCGCCCACCCGGTAGTCCTGCTGCAGGCTCGTGGAAACGAGCCCGATCCTCTTCTTGATGTCCCAGACGGTCTCGCCGGTCCCCCGCTTCCTGCCGAAGAGTGTGATGTCGTTGGCGTAGGCCTGCGTGTTGTCTCCGCTCACCAGGCTCAACAGCGTCGATTTCCCCGAGCCGTTCGGCCCAGTTATCTTCCAGTGCTCCCGCGGCTTTACCGTCCATGAGAGGCCGGACAGGATCTGTTTCCCGCCGTAGGAGACCTTCACATCCTTCATCTCGACGAGGGGCGCTCCCGCGGGAAGCGGTTCAGGGCGTTGCGCGCTGTCTATCTCCGGAAGCCGGTCGGGAAGCGTGTAATGAAAGGCGTGGAAACGGCGCAGCGCCTCGGAATCAAGCATCTCCTTCCTTGTGCCGGACCTGAAGACGCGGCACTGCTTCAGGTAGGCGACGTGCGTGATCTCGGGGGCGATCTCGCTGAAGCGGTTCAGGAGCAGGATCACCTGGATGCCGCGCCCGATGCAGCGGCTGATCAGGGTGCGCAGCACTTCGCAGGAGTGCCGGTCCAGCCCGTCGAACGGCTCGTCCAGCACCAGCAGTTCCGGTTCCTGCAAAAGCGCTTTGCAGATCAACGCCTTGCGCATCTCGCCGGTGGAGAGGAACTTGATCCCCCGCTCCAGGATGCCGGTAAATTCCAGCTCCCGCGCGAGCTCGGTCAGTTTCGCCTCGTCCGCAGCCGAGCCGGAGAGGATGAATCTGGCGACCGGGGTCCCCTGGGTCACGTAGCCGAGAAAGTCCGAATCGTCGTTGTAGCGCTCAGTTTCCAGGATCTCGTCGATCTTCTCGAAGGAGACGTATCCGGCCTTGGCGGGGATGCGGCATTGGCCGGAAACGACCTTCAGTTCACCGCAAATAAGTTTCCCCAGCGCCGATTTCCCCGAACCGTTGGCCCCGACGATGGCCCAATGTTCGTCCGCCGCTATGTTGAAGGTGATCCCTTCCAGGTTTTTCCCGTCGTGTATCTTGGCTACTGCGTCCTGCAAAATGATGTTCACGGTTCCATCCGGTGCCTGCGCCGCATCGGCGCTTATTGACGCTTAAACGTCATAACGTTACCCTCTGAAGTGGAGGAAAGTATATGTCTGAGCAAAAAAGAACGACAATTCATCTCGACGCGGCAATGCACAGGGCTTTACAGCATAAGGCGCTGGAGACGTCGCGCTCGGTTTCCGATCTTGTCAACGATGCTGTTCGCAGGACTCTCGCCGAAGACGCCGAAGATCTGGCTGCCTTTGAAGAACGGGTCCACGAGCCGCTGGTAACCTACGAGAGCCTGCTGAAAGAGTTGAAGGAAAATGGCCGGCTATAACGTCCTGCTCCGGGAAAGCGTCAGGAAGGATCTCGACTCAATTCCGAAGAACGACCTGCGCCGCATCGTCGCCCGGATCGGTAACCTGCCCACGACCCGCGGCCGATCGGCTGTGAAAAGCTGACCGGCCAGGAGCGGTACCGGATCCGCCAGGGGAACTATCGAATCATCTATTCAATTCAGGATCTTGAGCTGACCGTATGGGTGGTGAAAGTCGCCCACCGGCGCGAGGTCTATCGGTAAATAGCAGTATTTTCAGAAGCAAAACGAATCGGCAATAATAAAGGGGTGAGCGAAAATCGCTCACCCCTTGGTCTTTATGAACCTGCCAGCGGGGCCCTACTTGTTCAGGAACTCCCTGCCAAAGGGTGACATCTGGCGCAGGCGGCTGATGATCGGAGGAAGTGCCTCGATCACAGCGTCGATCTCGGCGTCGGTGGTGAACCTGGACAGCGAGAAGCGGATGGAGCCGTGGGCGCAGGTGAAGGGAACGCCCATGGCGCGCAGCACATGGGACGGCTCCAGAGAGCCCGAGGTGCAGGCGCTGCCGGAGGAGGCGCAGATTCCCTTCTCGGAGAGGAGCAGCAGGATTCCCTCCCCTTCCACGAACTCCATGGCGATGGAGAGGGTGTTGGGGAGGCGGTTGGTGCCGCCGCCGTTGATCCTGGTGTTGGGGATGAGGGCGGTCAGCTCGCGCTCCAGCCGGTCGCGCATCTCGCGCACACGCCCAGCTTCCTCGGGCATGTGCAGGTGGGCCAGTTCGCAGGCCTTGCCCATGGCGATGATGGAAGCGGTGTTCTCGGTCCCCGCCCTGCGGCCACGCTCCTGGTGCCCGCCGACCAGAAGCGGACGGAACGGGGTGCCGCGGCGCACGTAGAGTACCCCTACCCCTTTCGGCGCGTGCAGCTTGTGCCCGGAAAGTGAAAGAAGGTCGATGGCGGAGTCCGCCATGTTCAGCGGGATCTTGCCTACGGCCTGGACGGCATCGGTGTGGAAGAGCGCGCCCTTCGCCTTCACCATCTTGGCGGCTTCCTCGATGGGGAAGATGACGCCGGTTTCGTTGTTGGCGTACATGAGGGAGACGATCGCGGTATCGTCGTCGAGCGCCGCCTCCAGTTCCTTGAGGTCGAGCTGTCCGTTGCCGTCGACATTCAGCTCGGTCACCCGGTAGCCGCGCTTGGTGAGGTTGCGGCACTGGGTGAGCACCGCGGGGTGCTCGACGCGGCTGGTTATGATGTGGCGCTTCTCGGGGAAGACCTCCAGCGCGGAACGGATGGCGGCGTTGTCGCTCTCGGTGCCGCAGGCGGTAAAGACGATCTCGTCCGGGAGCGCGCCGAGAAGAGCGGCGACCCGGCTGCGCGCCTCGTCCACCTTCTTCTGCACCTGCCCGCCGAAGAAGTGCATGGAGCTGGGGTTTCCGTACAGGTCGCAGAAATAGGGACGCATCTCCTCGAAAACCCGCTCGTCCACCTTGGTGGTGGCGTTGTTGTCAAGATAGATCTCTTTCATCCCTGTACCTCCTGGACGGTGATGTCAGGGGAGACCATCTCACGCAGCTTCTGCTCGACGAACTTGGCGGTGTTGCCGGAAGAGGCGCAACCCGCGCATGCCTTGCGGAAGGCGACCTGCACGTTCGCCCCGTCGATGTCGATCAGCTCGAGGTCGCCGCCATCGGCCCAAAGCTGGGGACGGATCTCGTTTTCCAGGGTTTCCTGGATCAGCTGCATCTTCTTGAGGTTGGTTAGCTTCGCAGGCTTTGCCGGTGCTGCCTTCTTCTCCTCGCCCATAACCTCAGCGATAAGCTCCTTGATCTTCGGGATGCAGCCGCCGCAGGCGCCGCCGGCCTTGGTGAAATGGGTCACCTGTTCTGCGGTGTGCAGCTTGTTGGAGGCGATGACCTTCTTGAGGAACAGGTCGGTCAGGCCGAAGCACTTGCAGACGATCTCACCCTCGGTCTCAACATGGTCATGTCCGTGCTTCGGCGCTTCCACGCCGCGGTACTTGGCGATGGCGGCCTCAAGCGCTTCCTGCCCCATGACCGAGCAGTGCATCTTCTCCTCGGGGAGCCCGCCTAGGAAATCCGCGATCTCCTGGTTGGTGATCTGCAGTGCCTCGTCCAGCGTCTTCCCCTTCACCATCTCGGTGAGGGCGGAAGAAGAAGCGATGGCACTGCCGCAGCCAAAGGTCTGGAACCTGGCATCGACGATCCTCTCTTTTTTCTCATCCAGCTTTATGAACAGCTTAAGCGCGTCGCCGCAGGCCAGGCTGCCTACCTCGCCAACCGCATCCGCATCGGTTATCTCACCCACGTTCCGGGGGTTGAGGAAATGTTCTTTAACCTTGTCCGTGTAGTCCCACATAGACCCTCCCTTCTAATTAGTCCGAGTATCATAGCGCAGAGCTGATAGAAAGAAAACCCCTAAACGCGCTTCTAACTACAGCACCGCAGTAAGGTACACTGCCCGATCAAACGTATCCGGGGGAGCTGCAATTCACGCTTCGCTGACCTTGCCAAGCGACAGAGCCAAGGAGATTATGTGCCGTAACTGCCTGGGATGATATTGAAAATGACTCTCCCCTCAAAGCCTTCCGGTCATCCAGGAATA from Citrifermentans bremense harbors:
- the modF gene encoding molybdate ABC transporter ATP-binding protein ModF, whose translation is MNIILQDAVAKIHDGKNLEGITFNIAADEHWAIVGANGSGKSALGKLICGELKVVSGQCRIPAKAGYVSFEKIDEILETERYNDDSDFLGYVTQGTPVARFILSGSAADEAKLTELARELEFTGILERGIKFLSTGEMRKALICKALLQEPELLVLDEPFDGLDRHSCEVLRTLISRCIGRGIQVILLLNRFSEIAPEITHVAYLKQCRVFRSGTRKEMLDSEALRRFHAFHYTLPDRLPEIDSAQRPEPLPAGAPLVEMKDVKVSYGGKQILSGLSWTVKPREHWKITGPNGSGKSTLLSLVSGDNTQAYANDITLFGRKRGTGETVWDIKKRIGLVSTSLQQDYRVGGSAKMVVVSGFFDSIGVYSDPSPRQLEIAQEWLELLHMDHRAGDTFRELSYGEQRLVLLARAMVKQPDLLILDEPCQGLDDVNREMVLKLVDHLARTGNTQILYVTHHAEDEIPSITNGMELVPAPGGGSTASIS
- a CDS encoding ribbon-helix-helix protein, CopG family; translated protein: MSEQKRTTIHLDAAMHRALQHKALETSRSVSDLVNDAVRRTLAEDAEDLAAFEERVHEPLVTYESLLKELKENGRL
- a CDS encoding type II toxin-antitoxin system RelE family toxin, with the translated sequence MYSIQDLELTVWVVKVAHRREVYR
- the nifS gene encoding cysteine desulfurase NifS, translated to MKEIYLDNNATTKVDERVFEEMRPYFCDLYGNPSSMHFFGGQVQKKVDEARSRVAALLGALPDEIVFTACGTESDNAAIRSALEVFPEKRHIITSRVEHPAVLTQCRNLTKRGYRVTELNVDGNGQLDLKELEAALDDDTAIVSLMYANNETGVIFPIEEAAKMVKAKGALFHTDAVQAVGKIPLNMADSAIDLLSLSGHKLHAPKGVGVLYVRRGTPFRPLLVGGHQERGRRAGTENTASIIAMGKACELAHLHMPEEAGRVREMRDRLERELTALIPNTRINGGGTNRLPNTLSIAMEFVEGEGILLLLSEKGICASSGSACTSGSLEPSHVLRAMGVPFTCAHGSIRFSLSRFTTDAEIDAVIEALPPIISRLRQMSPFGREFLNK
- the nifU gene encoding Fe-S cluster assembly protein NifU, translating into MWDYTDKVKEHFLNPRNVGEITDADAVGEVGSLACGDALKLFIKLDEKKERIVDARFQTFGCGSAIASSSALTEMVKGKTLDEALQITNQEIADFLGGLPEEKMHCSVMGQEALEAAIAKYRGVEAPKHGHDHVETEGEIVCKCFGLTDLFLKKVIASNKLHTAEQVTHFTKAGGACGGCIPKIKELIAEVMGEEKKAAPAKPAKLTNLKKMQLIQETLENEIRPQLWADGGDLELIDIDGANVQVAFRKACAGCASSGNTAKFVEQKLREMVSPDITVQEVQG